The following coding sequences lie in one Hippopotamus amphibius kiboko isolate mHipAmp2 chromosome 17, mHipAmp2.hap2, whole genome shotgun sequence genomic window:
- the LLGL1 gene encoding lethal(2) giant larvae protein homolog 1 isoform X3 translates to MMKFRFRRQGADPQREKLKQELFAFHKTVEHGFPNQPSALAFDPELRVMAIGTRSGAVKIYGAPGVEFTGLHRDAATVTQMHFLPGQGRLLTLLDDSSLHLWEVVHHGGRARLEEALSFQPPGRPGFDGASGPPSLSRITVVLLVAAGDVAALGTEAGSVFFLDVPTLTLLEQQTLGPDEVLRSVPEDCRCGKALGPVESLQGHPRDPSKILIGYSRGLLVIWNQAAWCADRVFLGSQQLESVCWERSGHRLVSSHSDGSYAVWAVDAGDSPTAQPAVAATPYGPFPCKAISKILWRSCASGAPFVIFSGGLPRASCGDRHCVSVLQAETLVALDFTSRVVDFFTVHSARPEDEFDEPQALAVLLEEELVVLDLQAPGWPAVPAPYLAPLHSSAITCSAHVASVPARLWARIVSAGEHQSPQPASSASRWPITGGRNLAQEPSQRGLLLTGHEDGTVRFWDASGVALRPLYKLSTAGLFQTDCEHADGLAQAAEDDWPPFRKVGCFDPYSDDPRLGVQKVALCKYTAQMVVAGTAGQVLVLELSDEPAEQAVGVASVDLLQDREGFTWKGHERLSPRTGLLPWPAGFQPRALVQCLPPAAVTAVTLHAEWGLVAFGTSHGFGLFDYVRRSPVLARCTLHPNDSLAMEGPLSRVKSLKKSLRQSFRRIRKSRVSGKKRVPAAGSKVQEANAQLAEQAGPHDVEVTPVQRRIEPRSADDSLSGVVRCLYFADTFLRDAAHHGPTMWAGTNAGSVFAYALEVPAAAGSEKRPQRAVEAVLGKEVQLMHRAPVVAVAVLDGRGRPLPEPYEASRDLAQAPDMQGGHAVLIASEEQFKVFTLPKVSAKTKFKLTAHEGCRVRKVALATFASVACEDYSETCLACLTNLGDAHVFSVPGLRPQVRYACIRKEDISGIASCVFTRHGQGFYLISPSEFERFSLSARNITEPLCSLDIRWSRDATCASFRPRESPKLSQANGTPGIVLAPQSRDGSPDPVRSKGADTPEPPEATLSPVSLDSATSADTTLDTTGDVTVEDVKDFLGSSEESEKNLRNLAEDEARACAILIK, encoded by the exons CTACGGTGCCCCCGGCGTGGAGTTCACGGGCCTGCACCGAGACGCGGCCACCGTCACCCAGATGCACTTCCTGCCTGGCCAG GGCCGCCTCCTGACCCTGCTGGACGACAGCAGCCTCCACCTGTGGGAGGTCGTGCACCACGGTGGCCGTGCCCGCCTGGAGGAGGCCCTCAGCTTCCAGCCGCCGGGTCGGCCGGGCTTTGACGGTGCCAG CGGCCCGCCCAGCCTCAGCCGCATCACCGTGGTGCTGCTGGTGGCCGCCGGTGACGTGGCAGCCCTGGGCACCGAGGCCGGGAGCGTCTTCTTCCTGGATGTTCCCACCCTGACGCTGCTCGAACAGCAGACCCTTGGCCCGGACGAAGTTCTGCGAAG TGTGCCCGAGGACTGCCGGTGTGGGAAGGCGCTGGGCCCCGTGGAGTCGCTGCAGGGACACCCGCGGGACCCCAGCAAGATCCTCATCGGCTACAGCCGCGGCCTGCTGGTCATCTGGAACCAGGCCGCGTGGTGCGCCGACCGCGTCTTCCTGGGGAGCCAG CAGCTGGAGAGCGTGTGCTGGGAGCGCAGCGGCCACAGGCTGGTCAGCTCGCACAGCGACGGCAGCTACGCCGTCTGGGCCGTAGATGCTGGCGACTCCCCGACGGCGCAGCCCGCCGTGGCCGCCACGCCCTACG GCCCCTTCCCCTGCAAAGCCATCAGCAAGATCCTGTGGCGGAGCTGTGCGTCCGG CGCGCCCTTCGTGATCTTCAGCGGCGGCCTGCCCCGCGCCAGCTGCGGCGACCGGCACTGCGTGAGCGTGCTGCAGGCCGAGACCCTGGTGGCGCTGGACTTCACCTCCCGCGTCGTGGACTTCTTCACGGTGCACAGCGCGCGGCCCGAGGACG AGTTCGACGAGCCCCAGGCGCTGGCCGTGCTGCTCGAGGAGGAGCTGGTGGTGCTGGACCTGCAGGCGCCCGGCTGGCCGGCTGTGCCCGCCCCGTACCTGGCGCCCCTGCACTCGTCCGCCATCACCTGCTCCGCCCACGTGGCCAGTGTCCCCGCCAGGCTGTGGGCCCGCATCGTGAGCGCCGGCGAGCATCAGAGCCCCCAGCCGGCCTCCAGCGCCTCG CGCTGGCCCATCACCGGAGGCCGGAACCTGGCTCAGGAGCCGTCCCAGCGAGGCCTGCTGCTGACCGG CCACGAGGACGGCACTGTGCGGTTCTGGGACGCGTCCGGTGTGGCCCTGCGGCCGCTTTACAAGCTGAGCACGGCCGGCCTCTTCCAGACGGACTGCGAGCACGCGGACGGCCTGGCCCAGGCTGCCGAGGACGACTGGCCGCCCTTCCGCAAG GTGGGCTGCTTCGACCCCTACAGCGACGACCCACGGCTGGGCGTGCAGAAGGTGGCGCTCTGCAAGTACACGGCCCAGATGGTGGTGGCCGGCACTGCGGGCCAG gTGCTGGTGCTGGAGTTAAGCGATGAGCCGGCCGAGCAGGCGGTGGGCGTGGCCAGCGTGGACCTCCTCCAGGACCGCGAGGGCTTCACGTGGAAGGGCCACGAGCGCCTGAGCCCGCGCACGGGGCTGCTGCCCTGGCCGGCCGGCTTCCAGCCCCGCGCGCTGGTCCAGTGCCTGCCGCCAGCCGCGGTCACCGCCGTCACGCTCCACGCCGAGTGGGGCTTGGTGGCCTTCGGCACGAGTCACGGCTTCGGCCTCTTTGACTACGTGCGCAGGAGCCCCGTGCTGGCCAG GTGCACCCTGCACCCCAATGACTCCCTGGCCATGGAGGGGCCGCTGTCCCGCGTGAAGTCGCTGAAGAAGTCTCTGCGCCAGTCCTTCCGGCGCATCCGCAAAAGCCGCGTGTCGGGCAAGAAGCGCGTGCCGGCCGCCGGCAGCAag GTGCAGGAAGCCAACGCGCAGCTGGCGGAGCAGGCCGGCCCCCACGACGTGGAGGTGACGCCCGTGCAGCGCCGCATCGAGCCCCGCTCGGCCGACGACTCCCTCTCGGGCGTCGTGCGCTGCCTCTACTTCGCCGACACCTTCCTTCGAGACG CGGCCCACCACGGCCCCACCATGTGGGCGGGCACCAACGCGGGCTCCGTGTTCGCGTACGCGCTGGAGGTGCCGGCGGCGGCGGGCAGCGAGAAGCGGCCGCAGCGGGCAGTGGAGGCCGTGCTGGGCAAGGAGGTGCAGCTGATGCACCGCGCGCCTGTGGTGGCCGTCGCCGTGCTGGACGGGCGCGGCCGCCCGCTGCCGGAGCCCTACGAGGCCTCGCGGGACCTGGCGCAGGCGCCCGACATGCAGGGCGGCCACGCCGTGCTCATCGCCTCCGAGGAGCAGTTCAAG GTGTTCACGCTGCCCAAGGTGAGCGCCAAGACCAAGTTCAAGCTGACAGCCCACGAGGGCTGCCGTGTACGCAAGGTGGCCCTGGCCACCTTTGCCAGCGTGGCCTGTGAGGACTACTCCGAGACCTGCCTGGCCTGCCTCACCAACCTGGGGGACGCGCACGTGTTCTCGGTGCCCGGCCTGCGGCCCCAGGTGCGCTACGCCTGCATCCGCAAGGAGGACATCAGCGGCATCGCCTCGTGCGTCTTCACGCGCCACGGCCAGG gcttctACCTGATCTCCCCGTCGGAGTTTGAGCGCTTCTCTCTGAGCGCCCGAAACATCACCGAGCCGCTTTGCTCTCTGGACATCCGTTGGTCCCGTGATGCCACGTGTGCTAG CTTCAGGCCCCGAGAGTCGCCCAAGCTGAGCCAGGCTAACGGGACCCCGGGCATCGTCCTGGCCCCACAGAGCCGCGACGGAAGCCCTGATCCTGTCCGCAGCAAGGGAGCTG ACACCCCGGAGCCGCCCGAGGCCACACTGTCACCCGTGTCCCTGGACTCGGCCACCAGTGCTGACACCACGCTGGACACGACCGGGGACGTGACAGTGGAGGACGTGAAGGACTTCCTGGG
- the LLGL1 gene encoding lethal(2) giant larvae protein homolog 1 isoform X4: MASPTSPAPWPSTLSFASWPSAPGLGPSRSTVPPAWSSRACTETRPPSPRCTSCLASGPPSLSRITVVLLVAAGDVAALGTEAGSVFFLDVPTLTLLEQQTLGPDEVLRSVPEDCRCGKALGPVESLQGHPRDPSKILIGYSRGLLVIWNQAAWCADRVFLGSQQLESVCWERSGHRLVSSHSDGSYAVWAVDAGDSPTAQPAVAATPYGPFPCKAISKILWRSCASGAPFVIFSGGLPRASCGDRHCVSVLQAETLVALDFTSRVVDFFTVHSARPEDEFDEPQALAVLLEEELVVLDLQAPGWPAVPAPYLAPLHSSAITCSAHVASVPARLWARIVSAGEHQSPQPASSASRWPITGGRNLAQEPSQRGLLLTGHEDGTVRFWDASGVALRPLYKLSTAGLFQTDCEHADGLAQAAEDDWPPFRKVGCFDPYSDDPRLGVQKVALCKYTAQMVVAGTAGQVLVLELSDEPAEQAVGVASVDLLQDREGFTWKGHERLSPRTGLLPWPAGFQPRALVQCLPPAAVTAVTLHAEWGLVAFGTSHGFGLFDYVRRSPVLARCTLHPNDSLAMEGPLSRVKSLKKSLRQSFRRIRKSRVSGKKRVPAAGSKVQEANAQLAEQAGPHDVEVTPVQRRIEPRSADDSLSGVVRCLYFADTFLRDAAHHGPTMWAGTNAGSVFAYALEVPAAAGSEKRPQRAVEAVLGKEVQLMHRAPVVAVAVLDGRGRPLPEPYEASRDLAQAPDMQGGHAVLIASEEQFKVFTLPKVSAKTKFKLTAHEGCRVRKVALATFASVACEDYSETCLACLTNLGDAHVFSVPGLRPQVRYACIRKEDISGIASCVFTRHGQGFYLISPSEFERFSLSARNITEPLCSLDIRWSRDATCASFRPRESPKLSQANGTPGIVLAPQSRDGSPDPVRSKGADTPEPPEATLSPVSLDSATSADTTLDTTGDVTVEDVKDFLGSSEESEKNLRNLAEDEARACAILIK; this comes from the exons CTACGGTGCCCCCGGCGTGGAGTTCACGGGCCTGCACCGAGACGCGGCCACCGTCACCCAGATGCACTTCCTGCCTGGCCAG CGGCCCGCCCAGCCTCAGCCGCATCACCGTGGTGCTGCTGGTGGCCGCCGGTGACGTGGCAGCCCTGGGCACCGAGGCCGGGAGCGTCTTCTTCCTGGATGTTCCCACCCTGACGCTGCTCGAACAGCAGACCCTTGGCCCGGACGAAGTTCTGCGAAG TGTGCCCGAGGACTGCCGGTGTGGGAAGGCGCTGGGCCCCGTGGAGTCGCTGCAGGGACACCCGCGGGACCCCAGCAAGATCCTCATCGGCTACAGCCGCGGCCTGCTGGTCATCTGGAACCAGGCCGCGTGGTGCGCCGACCGCGTCTTCCTGGGGAGCCAG CAGCTGGAGAGCGTGTGCTGGGAGCGCAGCGGCCACAGGCTGGTCAGCTCGCACAGCGACGGCAGCTACGCCGTCTGGGCCGTAGATGCTGGCGACTCCCCGACGGCGCAGCCCGCCGTGGCCGCCACGCCCTACG GCCCCTTCCCCTGCAAAGCCATCAGCAAGATCCTGTGGCGGAGCTGTGCGTCCGG CGCGCCCTTCGTGATCTTCAGCGGCGGCCTGCCCCGCGCCAGCTGCGGCGACCGGCACTGCGTGAGCGTGCTGCAGGCCGAGACCCTGGTGGCGCTGGACTTCACCTCCCGCGTCGTGGACTTCTTCACGGTGCACAGCGCGCGGCCCGAGGACG AGTTCGACGAGCCCCAGGCGCTGGCCGTGCTGCTCGAGGAGGAGCTGGTGGTGCTGGACCTGCAGGCGCCCGGCTGGCCGGCTGTGCCCGCCCCGTACCTGGCGCCCCTGCACTCGTCCGCCATCACCTGCTCCGCCCACGTGGCCAGTGTCCCCGCCAGGCTGTGGGCCCGCATCGTGAGCGCCGGCGAGCATCAGAGCCCCCAGCCGGCCTCCAGCGCCTCG CGCTGGCCCATCACCGGAGGCCGGAACCTGGCTCAGGAGCCGTCCCAGCGAGGCCTGCTGCTGACCGG CCACGAGGACGGCACTGTGCGGTTCTGGGACGCGTCCGGTGTGGCCCTGCGGCCGCTTTACAAGCTGAGCACGGCCGGCCTCTTCCAGACGGACTGCGAGCACGCGGACGGCCTGGCCCAGGCTGCCGAGGACGACTGGCCGCCCTTCCGCAAG GTGGGCTGCTTCGACCCCTACAGCGACGACCCACGGCTGGGCGTGCAGAAGGTGGCGCTCTGCAAGTACACGGCCCAGATGGTGGTGGCCGGCACTGCGGGCCAG gTGCTGGTGCTGGAGTTAAGCGATGAGCCGGCCGAGCAGGCGGTGGGCGTGGCCAGCGTGGACCTCCTCCAGGACCGCGAGGGCTTCACGTGGAAGGGCCACGAGCGCCTGAGCCCGCGCACGGGGCTGCTGCCCTGGCCGGCCGGCTTCCAGCCCCGCGCGCTGGTCCAGTGCCTGCCGCCAGCCGCGGTCACCGCCGTCACGCTCCACGCCGAGTGGGGCTTGGTGGCCTTCGGCACGAGTCACGGCTTCGGCCTCTTTGACTACGTGCGCAGGAGCCCCGTGCTGGCCAG GTGCACCCTGCACCCCAATGACTCCCTGGCCATGGAGGGGCCGCTGTCCCGCGTGAAGTCGCTGAAGAAGTCTCTGCGCCAGTCCTTCCGGCGCATCCGCAAAAGCCGCGTGTCGGGCAAGAAGCGCGTGCCGGCCGCCGGCAGCAag GTGCAGGAAGCCAACGCGCAGCTGGCGGAGCAGGCCGGCCCCCACGACGTGGAGGTGACGCCCGTGCAGCGCCGCATCGAGCCCCGCTCGGCCGACGACTCCCTCTCGGGCGTCGTGCGCTGCCTCTACTTCGCCGACACCTTCCTTCGAGACG CGGCCCACCACGGCCCCACCATGTGGGCGGGCACCAACGCGGGCTCCGTGTTCGCGTACGCGCTGGAGGTGCCGGCGGCGGCGGGCAGCGAGAAGCGGCCGCAGCGGGCAGTGGAGGCCGTGCTGGGCAAGGAGGTGCAGCTGATGCACCGCGCGCCTGTGGTGGCCGTCGCCGTGCTGGACGGGCGCGGCCGCCCGCTGCCGGAGCCCTACGAGGCCTCGCGGGACCTGGCGCAGGCGCCCGACATGCAGGGCGGCCACGCCGTGCTCATCGCCTCCGAGGAGCAGTTCAAG GTGTTCACGCTGCCCAAGGTGAGCGCCAAGACCAAGTTCAAGCTGACAGCCCACGAGGGCTGCCGTGTACGCAAGGTGGCCCTGGCCACCTTTGCCAGCGTGGCCTGTGAGGACTACTCCGAGACCTGCCTGGCCTGCCTCACCAACCTGGGGGACGCGCACGTGTTCTCGGTGCCCGGCCTGCGGCCCCAGGTGCGCTACGCCTGCATCCGCAAGGAGGACATCAGCGGCATCGCCTCGTGCGTCTTCACGCGCCACGGCCAGG gcttctACCTGATCTCCCCGTCGGAGTTTGAGCGCTTCTCTCTGAGCGCCCGAAACATCACCGAGCCGCTTTGCTCTCTGGACATCCGTTGGTCCCGTGATGCCACGTGTGCTAG CTTCAGGCCCCGAGAGTCGCCCAAGCTGAGCCAGGCTAACGGGACCCCGGGCATCGTCCTGGCCCCACAGAGCCGCGACGGAAGCCCTGATCCTGTCCGCAGCAAGGGAGCTG ACACCCCGGAGCCGCCCGAGGCCACACTGTCACCCGTGTCCCTGGACTCGGCCACCAGTGCTGACACCACGCTGGACACGACCGGGGACGTGACAGTGGAGGACGTGAAGGACTTCCTGGG
- the LLGL1 gene encoding lethal(2) giant larvae protein homolog 1 isoform X1, which yields MMKFRFRRQGADPQREKLKQELFAFHKTVEHGFPNQPSALAFDPELRVMAIGTRSGAVKIYGAPGVEFTGLHRDAATVTQMHFLPGQVSLSPPPAPVNPVPPAPPQAGSVLVGLVRQGRLLTLLDDSSLHLWEVVHHGGRARLEEALSFQPPGRPGFDGASGPPSLSRITVVLLVAAGDVAALGTEAGSVFFLDVPTLTLLEQQTLGPDEVLRSVPEDCRCGKALGPVESLQGHPRDPSKILIGYSRGLLVIWNQAAWCADRVFLGSQQLESVCWERSGHRLVSSHSDGSYAVWAVDAGDSPTAQPAVAATPYGPFPCKAISKILWRSCASGAPFVIFSGGLPRASCGDRHCVSVLQAETLVALDFTSRVVDFFTVHSARPEDEFDEPQALAVLLEEELVVLDLQAPGWPAVPAPYLAPLHSSAITCSAHVASVPARLWARIVSAGEHQSPQPASSASRWPITGGRNLAQEPSQRGLLLTGHEDGTVRFWDASGVALRPLYKLSTAGLFQTDCEHADGLAQAAEDDWPPFRKVGCFDPYSDDPRLGVQKVALCKYTAQMVVAGTAGQVLVLELSDEPAEQAVGVASVDLLQDREGFTWKGHERLSPRTGLLPWPAGFQPRALVQCLPPAAVTAVTLHAEWGLVAFGTSHGFGLFDYVRRSPVLARCTLHPNDSLAMEGPLSRVKSLKKSLRQSFRRIRKSRVSGKKRVPAAGSKVQEANAQLAEQAGPHDVEVTPVQRRIEPRSADDSLSGVVRCLYFADTFLRDAAHHGPTMWAGTNAGSVFAYALEVPAAAGSEKRPQRAVEAVLGKEVQLMHRAPVVAVAVLDGRGRPLPEPYEASRDLAQAPDMQGGHAVLIASEEQFKVFTLPKVSAKTKFKLTAHEGCRVRKVALATFASVACEDYSETCLACLTNLGDAHVFSVPGLRPQVRYACIRKEDISGIASCVFTRHGQGFYLISPSEFERFSLSARNITEPLCSLDIRWSRDATCASFRPRESPKLSQANGTPGIVLAPQSRDGSPDPVRSKGADTPEPPEATLSPVSLDSATSADTTLDTTGDVTVEDVKDFLGSSEESEKNLRNLAEDEARACAILIK from the exons CTACGGTGCCCCCGGCGTGGAGTTCACGGGCCTGCACCGAGACGCGGCCACCGTCACCCAGATGCACTTCCTGCCTGGCCAGGTGAGCCTCAGCCCGCCGCCGGCCCCCGTGAACCccgtgccccccgccccgccgcagGCCGGCTCAGTCCTGGTCGGGCTCGTCCGCCAGGGCCGCCTCCTGACCCTGCTGGACGACAGCAGCCTCCACCTGTGGGAGGTCGTGCACCACGGTGGCCGTGCCCGCCTGGAGGAGGCCCTCAGCTTCCAGCCGCCGGGTCGGCCGGGCTTTGACGGTGCCAG CGGCCCGCCCAGCCTCAGCCGCATCACCGTGGTGCTGCTGGTGGCCGCCGGTGACGTGGCAGCCCTGGGCACCGAGGCCGGGAGCGTCTTCTTCCTGGATGTTCCCACCCTGACGCTGCTCGAACAGCAGACCCTTGGCCCGGACGAAGTTCTGCGAAG TGTGCCCGAGGACTGCCGGTGTGGGAAGGCGCTGGGCCCCGTGGAGTCGCTGCAGGGACACCCGCGGGACCCCAGCAAGATCCTCATCGGCTACAGCCGCGGCCTGCTGGTCATCTGGAACCAGGCCGCGTGGTGCGCCGACCGCGTCTTCCTGGGGAGCCAG CAGCTGGAGAGCGTGTGCTGGGAGCGCAGCGGCCACAGGCTGGTCAGCTCGCACAGCGACGGCAGCTACGCCGTCTGGGCCGTAGATGCTGGCGACTCCCCGACGGCGCAGCCCGCCGTGGCCGCCACGCCCTACG GCCCCTTCCCCTGCAAAGCCATCAGCAAGATCCTGTGGCGGAGCTGTGCGTCCGG CGCGCCCTTCGTGATCTTCAGCGGCGGCCTGCCCCGCGCCAGCTGCGGCGACCGGCACTGCGTGAGCGTGCTGCAGGCCGAGACCCTGGTGGCGCTGGACTTCACCTCCCGCGTCGTGGACTTCTTCACGGTGCACAGCGCGCGGCCCGAGGACG AGTTCGACGAGCCCCAGGCGCTGGCCGTGCTGCTCGAGGAGGAGCTGGTGGTGCTGGACCTGCAGGCGCCCGGCTGGCCGGCTGTGCCCGCCCCGTACCTGGCGCCCCTGCACTCGTCCGCCATCACCTGCTCCGCCCACGTGGCCAGTGTCCCCGCCAGGCTGTGGGCCCGCATCGTGAGCGCCGGCGAGCATCAGAGCCCCCAGCCGGCCTCCAGCGCCTCG CGCTGGCCCATCACCGGAGGCCGGAACCTGGCTCAGGAGCCGTCCCAGCGAGGCCTGCTGCTGACCGG CCACGAGGACGGCACTGTGCGGTTCTGGGACGCGTCCGGTGTGGCCCTGCGGCCGCTTTACAAGCTGAGCACGGCCGGCCTCTTCCAGACGGACTGCGAGCACGCGGACGGCCTGGCCCAGGCTGCCGAGGACGACTGGCCGCCCTTCCGCAAG GTGGGCTGCTTCGACCCCTACAGCGACGACCCACGGCTGGGCGTGCAGAAGGTGGCGCTCTGCAAGTACACGGCCCAGATGGTGGTGGCCGGCACTGCGGGCCAG gTGCTGGTGCTGGAGTTAAGCGATGAGCCGGCCGAGCAGGCGGTGGGCGTGGCCAGCGTGGACCTCCTCCAGGACCGCGAGGGCTTCACGTGGAAGGGCCACGAGCGCCTGAGCCCGCGCACGGGGCTGCTGCCCTGGCCGGCCGGCTTCCAGCCCCGCGCGCTGGTCCAGTGCCTGCCGCCAGCCGCGGTCACCGCCGTCACGCTCCACGCCGAGTGGGGCTTGGTGGCCTTCGGCACGAGTCACGGCTTCGGCCTCTTTGACTACGTGCGCAGGAGCCCCGTGCTGGCCAG GTGCACCCTGCACCCCAATGACTCCCTGGCCATGGAGGGGCCGCTGTCCCGCGTGAAGTCGCTGAAGAAGTCTCTGCGCCAGTCCTTCCGGCGCATCCGCAAAAGCCGCGTGTCGGGCAAGAAGCGCGTGCCGGCCGCCGGCAGCAag GTGCAGGAAGCCAACGCGCAGCTGGCGGAGCAGGCCGGCCCCCACGACGTGGAGGTGACGCCCGTGCAGCGCCGCATCGAGCCCCGCTCGGCCGACGACTCCCTCTCGGGCGTCGTGCGCTGCCTCTACTTCGCCGACACCTTCCTTCGAGACG CGGCCCACCACGGCCCCACCATGTGGGCGGGCACCAACGCGGGCTCCGTGTTCGCGTACGCGCTGGAGGTGCCGGCGGCGGCGGGCAGCGAGAAGCGGCCGCAGCGGGCAGTGGAGGCCGTGCTGGGCAAGGAGGTGCAGCTGATGCACCGCGCGCCTGTGGTGGCCGTCGCCGTGCTGGACGGGCGCGGCCGCCCGCTGCCGGAGCCCTACGAGGCCTCGCGGGACCTGGCGCAGGCGCCCGACATGCAGGGCGGCCACGCCGTGCTCATCGCCTCCGAGGAGCAGTTCAAG GTGTTCACGCTGCCCAAGGTGAGCGCCAAGACCAAGTTCAAGCTGACAGCCCACGAGGGCTGCCGTGTACGCAAGGTGGCCCTGGCCACCTTTGCCAGCGTGGCCTGTGAGGACTACTCCGAGACCTGCCTGGCCTGCCTCACCAACCTGGGGGACGCGCACGTGTTCTCGGTGCCCGGCCTGCGGCCCCAGGTGCGCTACGCCTGCATCCGCAAGGAGGACATCAGCGGCATCGCCTCGTGCGTCTTCACGCGCCACGGCCAGG gcttctACCTGATCTCCCCGTCGGAGTTTGAGCGCTTCTCTCTGAGCGCCCGAAACATCACCGAGCCGCTTTGCTCTCTGGACATCCGTTGGTCCCGTGATGCCACGTGTGCTAG CTTCAGGCCCCGAGAGTCGCCCAAGCTGAGCCAGGCTAACGGGACCCCGGGCATCGTCCTGGCCCCACAGAGCCGCGACGGAAGCCCTGATCCTGTCCGCAGCAAGGGAGCTG ACACCCCGGAGCCGCCCGAGGCCACACTGTCACCCGTGTCCCTGGACTCGGCCACCAGTGCTGACACCACGCTGGACACGACCGGGGACGTGACAGTGGAGGACGTGAAGGACTTCCTGGG